A window of Pyrus communis chromosome 3, drPyrComm1.1, whole genome shotgun sequence genomic DNA:
CTCGTTGAAGCAGTACCCTAACTTGACAATCTGACCATGAATCTGAACACCTAAATCCAAACGCAACAAATTTGCAGAAGCTGTCACCACACACACAAATGTTGTTAAAGTAGGTTGTACATCAGAACCTATCATCTCTCAAAAAGCAAAGCTTCATCCGTCCTCCCAATTCTGTCAAGCCCGCCAATCATCAAAGTCCACGAAATCACATTCTTACAAGGAATCACTCTAAACAACTTCTTAgcgtcttcttcttccactcTTCCATTACTAAAGTATCCATGAATCATCGAGTTCCAAATCACCACATCCCTCACAGGCATCTCACGAAACAACCGCTCTGCCATCTCAACTTCACCAAACTGCAAGAACCCATTCATAATCGTCGTCCAAGAAACAACGCTCTTTCCAGGCATTCCATCAAAAAGCTCCTTAGCCTTGCTCAAATCCCCAACAATCCAAACACCCTTTGATCATCGAATTCCAAGAGACCGTATCTTTCTCAGGTATTTCGTAGAACAGATTGAGGGCATCATCGAGCCTACGTATTTGCACATACCCCTTGATCATCATGGTGTACAAATCAACACTGGGAAAAAGGGCGAGCTTGGTCTAGATTTTGGTTCTTTAGGTGATCGGAGAGCAGTGATTTGCGAGATGGGGTGGTCAATTTGGTGTAATTCATCAAACCCACCAAGCATTCAGAGAGTTTCGTAAGATTTTGGTGGAAATCGGAGCGTGAAATGGAGAGTGGAAGTGAAAACTGTACGGTTCTGAGGCTTTGGAAAATGGCGGGAACTCTTAGCATGACCGTTAATCGGTAACGGTGTATAGAAAACCAACGTTAAAGTGGGAGAGGGTCTGGGCGGGTGGTTTCCGGTTCACTGAAAGGCCCAAACGCAACGTCTTGTACGTGTGGAGAGTTTATTGCCCTTGACATTGGACTTTCACACACGCTTTTTTATTCCCATgcacgagaaattttttattacgaCGGAAAAGCAAatggtacatcacatgtttttatataagtggtgagaaattttagtttttaagttattaactttttaatacacatattTCACTATTTGTATGGTAACACGTGATATACCACATCGTGTgccggtcacattgaaaaatctctccccaTCCACGCTCATCTGCTTcttaattgaataaattaaacgaGAATTGCAGAAGGAGAAAAATAATGCGGAAATGACTTTTTATAAGTTTTATAGTTAAAGAACACTTCAAGATAAATAGGTAATTGCACCTGATAAATAAGTGAGATATTTTTTCTCTAATTTGATTCTTGAAGTTTAACTAACTTAGAGTttgtttgaaagtatttttaaaataactgaaagcgcgTTTGGTGAAAACGTTTTTACAACAAttccttagtaaaaatacaaatgaatcctaaaaaaatacttgaagtgtTTCTTGCAAGAAGTACTAGTTATGTGCTTTTTGCATAAAGCACTTCaatgcacttcaagtgcttttgtgACCCACGaacattttttttccaaaaacgctttcagtcattttaaatgCACTTTTCAAAATGAGACCTTAACCATTGTGAGGAAGGTTACACTCTTATCTTATTGTTGTTATGGGTCAGGTCCTTTGTCCAGGATAATGTACTTACTCCTTTACATtcgaatttgaatcaccttatAATTTAAAGCGCTTATGTTAAAATAAATGACAATAGTATTATGTGTCCGTCTGGATAAGAATATCACTTTTTTGTTCTCTTAGGAACAATTAATGGCACAAAGCCTAGACGAAGAAGAATGTAcccttaaaaaaatacataaaaatgtGAGCCAAGTAAGAATCTGGACATTTCTTGCTCGGTTTGCCTTGATCATCAAGCATCTACCTCCTTTACAACCCCACACATTTAGCCCTTTTGGAACCAACAGCCTTAGcaagaaaagaaccaaaacctTCTTCCTTCCTTATATATGACAAGATCATCTCTTTGTGCTTTTACACATGCAATAACAAGTACAACCCTTTCTGCATCCAACAGCATTTGATCTTACACAATGGCCAACCAGCAGTTAAAACCCGTTGCCGGACTGCTTTTGGCTCTCAATTTCTGTATGTATGTCATCGTTTTGGGCATTGGAGGTTGGGCAATGAACCGAGCAATCGACCACGGTTTTGTTATTGGTAAACGCTCTTAACCACTTGAACTCTCTCGCTTTCTTGTTTACACTTTACGTAGTATGAATTCTTCTCTGTATGCTAATGCTGAGTGAGACTCTTGTAGGTCCTGGTTTTGATCTCCCGGCACATTTTTCGCCAATATATTTCCCCATGGGGAATGCTGCTACCGGGTTCTTTGTGACATTCGCTCTGCTCGCTGGAGTTGTTGGCGTAGCTTCAGCTATTTCCGGTATCAACCATCTTCGATCTTGGACCTATGAGAGCTTGCCGTCTGCAGCCACAGCTGCCACCATTGCCTGGACCCTCACCCTACTTGCCATGAGGTACTTACAAGTCATTACCATCCATAATAACAGATCCATAGTTGCACACAATTGTTTGAACTATTTTTGCTCTATATCAACCAGCTGTTAATTAACCTAATTCGTGCAGCTTCGGTTGCAAGGAGATCGAGCTTCGGATCAGAAATTCCCGATTGGTAAGATGAAAATTATGTTGTGACGAAATAGTTATCGAACCAGCCCTAAAATACTCATTCAATTTCCTCCAGAAATCTTCTTATATTGAAACATACTCCACTTTCTTGCAGAGAACAATGGAGGCCTTCTTGATCATCCTTTCGGTGACGCAGCTTCTGTATTTAGCAGTCATTCATACCGTTGTATCGAGGAGATGAACTTAAAGAGAGTTGCGCGACTTTTGTGTTTGTGTGCTGCGTCTGAATTCTTCcgtgttaatttatttatttttcataccTTTTTTTCTTAGTTTGAATAAATCTGGCCATGGTTATGGTGTCTGTCAACAGTGTGATATaactggattggattggattgaatACATAAATGTTTTTCAATACTCTTTTATGAATTACGTTCTTAAGGCTGGAATGTTTTTAGTGTGACATTCAACACCGTTATCTAGTGTTACTAACTATCCATCGTCATGGGTATACAAAAGATTTTACACTGACCAATAAAATACGTATACCGGCTATCAATGCATTTAAGTGTTGTCAAACCAcctttttggtcaaaaaatgtaaaatttttattttcaaggaagattttgtgaaaatttggaaaaaattaaccaaaattaaGATCTTATATAGAATTATAATCAGCATTTTaagtttatgataattataattaaattttaatataaaagtactaacatacccttaaaatgaaaattgagaGACAAGAAAGAGAATTTAAAATAGAACTGCAGAAATATACTTCATCTCCAACTCCATTATTGAACAGCAATACAAATCCAAcaacaatttcacaaaaaaataatgaacaaCAAACAATTTTTGCTAAAACCTGCATTCGTCAAGCGTTGGATAAATCTCCAAAATTAAAATGACGATGATACAATTCCAGTACGTAACCCTCTTTTCATCTTCTGGGTTTCATCCAAtttgttttcaaactttttgattatttattggatttggatatgaaaattgtAGAATACGAGAAATCTTATTTGAACAAATTTGGATTATTGCTCGGATATTATGGATTCGAGTCGAAGATCTATGGAGTTGTAGTGGAGGTGTGATCGATGTGGCGACTTTTACGAACACAAGGTTGCGCCTGCTTACAAATTGGAAGAGGGGTTGTGTCGGTGAAAGGTGTCGAGGAGGTGTGTGGATGCTGGTTGCAGGAGATGTATGAatagtttttagttatttaagGGTATATTAGTATTTGCATATTAATCTTTGGTTATAATTATCACAAATTAAAAGGATGACTATAATTCTATAAGAGgtttaaattttggttatttttctatattttcaaatattttccgtgagcattaaggaaagcTTTATGAGACATTCAGAACCAGTTTTACAGTTTATTAagcaacaaatatatatttattagaatatttaagccaaaaacaaaaaaaataattgaaaaacatAGTAGTGAGATGTGACGACCCGTCCTTACTTTTCACTGTAATTTCTTTTCCGTTGGTGTGAGTTGATgattttaccctttttggcaAAAGTGGAATCTGACGTGGACGTGGTTTTTGGCTTTCAGTTTCATTTTCTTAGTTTCGTACTAAATTACTACTCATCACTACAAACGCATGAGTGCATGTTAGACTCGAATCGGATCTATAACGAAAAAGTTACACTCTGTTAAAGTACGTTAACTACATGTATTTTTGTACACGCGCGTACAAATTATCGATGTTTGAAACACTGTAGGGAAGCATATTTTGTACattaaaaattgtacaaaatccACCCATCCCTTCCTTAATTGGTGGATCCGGTCCCCTTTCTTCACACAAACCACCAATCAACTTTTCCCAAAATCCTCTCCACCAATCAAgctctttccttcctttttcatCCACCCAATCAGTTATCACCCTTAAACCTCCCAATCAGTTATCACCCTTAAACCTATCACCCAATTAGAACTCACcgaagctctctctctcttctatcTCCCCAAACTCTTTTTCTCTCCGCAACTCCCTCAAACGATCCTCACAACACTCAAACGTGGCTTGAAAACCACACCATTGCACTTGTTTCACCACCACGAACACAACTGTGCCCTTGGATCTTAGTAATTTCACATATAGGGGAAACGTATCTCGAGAACGTACGGCAAGCCTCAGAGGCTTCATTTTGACTGCGTAACTGTAAGTGGGTCATTTCTTTTTATAAGTATACGCATACTTGCTAGTTTCCAATTATACTTTGAAAAGAATTTACTACATATGCCTTACTTAGACtaaaattacatgaagtagtgaaATGACTGAACCTAGGGAATTATTCTATGCCCTATAGGTTCACAGGTATGCACGAGATATCATGATATTATATTTATAGTTGTGATTATTACTACGTTGAT
This region includes:
- the LOC137730339 gene encoding membrane protein PM19L-like, with product MANQQLKPVAGLLLALNFCMYVIVLGIGGWAMNRAIDHGFVIGPGFDLPAHFSPIYFPMGNAATGFFVTFALLAGVVGVASAISGINHLRSWTYESLPSAATAATIAWTLTLLAMSFGCKEIELRIRNSRLRTMEAFLIILSVTQLLYLAVIHTVVSRR